The region TAACCTTTTTGGACCACTTAGTAACGTACAAGACATCGAAAGTCCGGTTTCGAGGCGCTGCCAGCCACATCGTACTCGAGGACACAAACCCTCCGGGAGAGCAACGCAAACGCGTTTTTCTCACGCACTGGCAACTCACAGTCCCTCTCCTCGGGTAGCGCTCTCGAGGCGCAACTCGCCACCGTTCCGCGGCAGACGCCTTGTGAGCGGGACCGAAAGTGGTACGATAAGTAAAACCACTGCTGCTCGAGGCGGGGTCGAATGCAGCTCACGCACCTCCTCACAACCCACCACGAACAGAACGGCGCAGTCGTCCGCGAACGAAACTATCTTTCCCGGTTAGACATAAGGGATAGTCGATGGTAGATACTGGCGACACTGCACCCGACTTTACCGCACCGCTCGCAAACGGCGACGTCGACTCGTTCACTCTTTCGGACCGACTCGAAGACGACGCGCCAATCGTTCTTGCGTTCTTCCCCGGTGCGTTCACGGGCGTCTGTACCGATGAGATGTGTACGTTCCAGGACCGCCTCTCGGCCTTCGAGGATCTCGACGCCTCGGTCTACGGCGTCAGCCGTGACTCGCCGTTCTCGCTCAACGAGTTCCGCGACCAGAACGACCTCGAGTTCGGCCTCCTGAGCGACTTCAACAAGGAAATCATCGACGACTACGGCATCGCGATGGACTTCGACGACCTCGGCGTCTACGGCGTTGCCAAGCGTTCGGTCTTCGTCGTCGACGCCGACGGCGACGTCACGTACGCGTGGGTCAGCGACGACCCCGGCGTCGAACCGGACTACGACGAGGTCGAGGCCGCTGTCGAGGACGCAGCCTAACGACGCGAACCGATACCGATTCCACGCGGGTTGCGCGCGACGTCACCACCCGCGCCGTAGCGCTTTTTTGTACCGCAGTCGACCATCCACTATGAGTGATTCTGCCGCCGATGATCTCCCCGAGGAGGCTGATGAGGATTCCGGACGGATCTACGAACCCGACGCTGCACACCACTTCCCCGACGAGAAACTCAACCGCGTCCTCGAGTTCATCACAACCGACGAGGAGATCCAGACGTATCTCGAGGCCCAAAACATCAATGCGGTTGATCGGATGCAGTACAACGACCACGGTGCAAAACACATCGAGATCGTCCGCAATCGCGCGCTGTGTTTATACGACCTGCTGAAAGCCGGTGGTGTCGAGTTTCACGCACATCAGCAGGGACTCGCCGAAGAAGACGAGGCGGTCATCGTCGCGCTTGCTGCGACGCTTCACGACGTTGGCCACGTCGTCCACCGTGACGACCACGTCTACTACTCGATCCCGCTTGCGGCCGATATCATGGATCGCGTGCTCCCCGAATTCTACGACATCGCAGACACGGTCCGTGTCAAAGGTGAGGTCCTCCACGCTATTCTGTGTCACCACACGGCCGAAACACCGCTGACGAACGAAGCAGGCGTCATCCGCGTCGCAGATGCCCTAGATATGGAAAGCGGGCGCTCACGCATCCCCTACGAACACGGCGGGCGGGGTATTAACACGCTCTCGAGTCAGGCGATCAAACGCGTCTCACTCTACGAAGGCGAGAGCCGCCCCGTAATGGTCGAAATCGCGATGACCAACGCTGCAGGTGTCTATCAGGTCGATAACCTCCTGAAGGAAAAACTGCACAACTCTGGACTCGAGGATTGCATTCGGATCGTTGCGGTCAACACGAACGAGAACCACGAGCAGTTAGTCGAACGGATCGAGCTCTAGGGACGAAGTTTTGCTCTGTCGTTCGAAAGACGCTCGCGTCTTTCGTGATGACGAGAGAGCTCCGCTCTCTCGAACCACGGGCGCGGCACGCCGCGCCCTCGGCAAAAATTCGATTAAAAGCACTCCTCTTTCCCCGCCAGCCGCGCACAGCGCGGCTTTTCGGTCAGTCGTCGGCCCGCTCGCTCACTTCGTTCGCTCGCGGTCGATAGCTGTGTGATGGCCTACCCTCCCCCGGTTCGCGGAGTCGCCGTCAATCGCGGCGACTCCGCTCTCGGCCATTGTTATCGCCCGTACAAGCACTGTACTACGACTCCGACCGCAAAATCAAACCAGTTCGTAGCGTCCGTTTCGGCGCT is a window of Natronolimnobius sp. AArcel1 DNA encoding:
- a CDS encoding redoxin domain-containing protein — its product is MVDTGDTAPDFTAPLANGDVDSFTLSDRLEDDAPIVLAFFPGAFTGVCTDEMCTFQDRLSAFEDLDASVYGVSRDSPFSLNEFRDQNDLEFGLLSDFNKEIIDDYGIAMDFDDLGVYGVAKRSVFVVDADGDVTYAWVSDDPGVEPDYDEVEAAVEDAA
- a CDS encoding HD domain-containing protein; the protein is MSDSAADDLPEEADEDSGRIYEPDAAHHFPDEKLNRVLEFITTDEEIQTYLEAQNINAVDRMQYNDHGAKHIEIVRNRALCLYDLLKAGGVEFHAHQQGLAEEDEAVIVALAATLHDVGHVVHRDDHVYYSIPLAADIMDRVLPEFYDIADTVRVKGEVLHAILCHHTAETPLTNEAGVIRVADALDMESGRSRIPYEHGGRGINTLSSQAIKRVSLYEGESRPVMVEIAMTNAAGVYQVDNLLKEKLHNSGLEDCIRIVAVNTNENHEQLVERIEL